One window of the Solirubrobacterales bacterium genome contains the following:
- a CDS encoding branched-chain amino acid ABC transporter substrate-binding protein: protein MRPIHSHTPHLKFAAAVFAVVMLTLGPTACGGSDDSSDSWRIGLEAPLSGDLKTLGEGMLNGAELAADQINADGGLEGRDIEVVPIDDGGDPKIGVPAAKKAIDEGLDGVVGPYNSGVGIETLPLYKDVGLVPIRLTSDNDTEGFGFTLQPMVSQIAPVIGEALTKFIRASRVAIAYDKTEEYTKGIAGEVRSDLEGRGVDVTAFQQLEPGQGNYSGVVDKLAAGKPDAIYAAVYFPEGAGIAKAISQGSSPTCLLDYGAYDTGYLQDAGDAASNCEVVGVPAPHDFKDSGAFVSQYQDQFGEAPGTWSPYTYDSLNILAHGVEQAGGFDADKLTAALDEVRNQQGWTGSITLKPGSGNREPATVTVDKVDADGVFSVDPDWAKTVGAPY from the coding sequence GTGAGGCCGATCCACTCGCACACCCCTCATCTGAAGTTCGCCGCCGCTGTTTTCGCGGTGGTCATGCTCACCCTCGGACCCACCGCTTGCGGCGGCTCCGACGACTCCTCGGATAGCTGGCGAATCGGCCTGGAGGCGCCACTATCAGGTGATTTGAAAACCCTCGGTGAGGGGATGCTGAATGGCGCCGAGCTTGCCGCCGATCAGATCAACGCCGACGGCGGCCTCGAGGGCAGGGACATCGAAGTCGTCCCGATCGACGACGGTGGTGATCCCAAGATCGGCGTCCCAGCGGCGAAGAAGGCAATCGACGAGGGCCTCGACGGCGTGGTCGGGCCCTACAACTCCGGCGTGGGGATCGAGACGCTCCCGCTCTACAAAGACGTCGGTCTGGTTCCGATCCGCCTCACGTCTGACAACGACACCGAGGGCTTTGGGTTCACGTTGCAGCCCATGGTCTCCCAGATCGCCCCGGTGATCGGCGAGGCGCTGACCAAGTTCATCCGCGCCTCGAGGGTGGCTATCGCGTATGACAAAACCGAGGAGTACACGAAGGGCATCGCGGGCGAAGTCCGCAGCGACCTGGAGGGCCGTGGCGTTGACGTGACGGCGTTTCAGCAGCTCGAACCTGGCCAAGGGAACTACTCCGGCGTAGTCGACAAGCTCGCCGCCGGCAAGCCCGACGCGATTTACGCCGCGGTGTACTTCCCCGAGGGTGCCGGGATCGCCAAGGCCATCTCTCAGGGCTCGAGCCCCACCTGCCTTCTCGACTACGGCGCCTACGACACCGGCTACCTCCAGGACGCAGGCGACGCGGCGTCCAACTGCGAGGTGGTGGGCGTGCCCGCACCCCACGACTTCAAGGACTCAGGTGCCTTCGTCTCCCAGTACCAGGACCAGTTCGGCGAAGCCCCAGGCACGTGGAGCCCCTACACGTACGACTCGCTGAACATCCTCGCGCACGGGGTCGAGCAGGCCGGCGGGTTCGACGCCGACAAGCTGACCGCCGCGCTCGATGAGGTGCGGAACCAGCAGGGCTGGACCGGATCGATCACCTTGAAGCCCGGGAGCGGCAACCGTGAGCCCGCCACCGTGACGGTTGACAAGGTGGACGCCGATGGCGTCTTCAGCGTCGATCCGGACTGGGCCAAGACCGTCGGCGCGCCCTATTAG
- a CDS encoding FAD-binding oxidoreductase, giving the protein MGDFSGLSIRGDVVTADDAHWDQVRQPWNLAADQRPSAVALVEGPDDVAKVVGFAHDNGLRVAAQGTGHGAVALGSLDDVILIKTDRMRGVEVEDGRARVEAGAWASDLGEAAAKTGQAFLPGTSPNVGVTGYTLGGGLSWLGRKYGWACNRVTAIELVTADGEARTVDAATDADLFWALRGGGGGYAVVTALHVELVPVSEAYAGALLFSPELTEEGIRAYRDWTMDAPEEAGSMVRMLNLPPIPDVPEPLRGKRWLAVSAACIGSREEGEQAIAPLREIGEPAVDTFDQIPAPGLTRIAMDPEPPVPGLGHHGLLTVLPDDAIASFVDAAGPESNSPLLLAELRHLGGALRRPPEDHGALDKLDAEFVMLGIGMLMDPALREPITSALDRLADAVDPWAAEGGYFNYAERPCDVEAILPAETCERLAQVKRSWDPDDRILANHSLAAATA; this is encoded by the coding sequence GTGGGGGACTTTTCCGGACTCTCCATCCGCGGGGATGTGGTGACGGCCGACGATGCGCACTGGGACCAGGTGCGCCAGCCTTGGAACCTGGCGGCAGATCAGCGCCCCTCCGCGGTCGCCTTGGTGGAGGGGCCCGACGACGTCGCGAAAGTGGTCGGCTTCGCGCACGACAACGGGCTGAGGGTGGCGGCTCAGGGCACCGGACACGGCGCCGTCGCGCTTGGGTCGCTCGACGACGTGATCCTGATCAAGACCGATCGCATGCGCGGCGTCGAGGTCGAGGATGGGCGCGCTCGCGTCGAGGCGGGGGCGTGGGCCAGCGACCTTGGAGAGGCGGCGGCGAAGACGGGTCAGGCGTTCCTGCCCGGCACCTCGCCGAACGTGGGCGTGACGGGCTACACGCTTGGCGGTGGCCTCAGCTGGCTCGGTCGCAAGTACGGGTGGGCGTGCAACCGGGTGACCGCGATCGAGCTGGTCACCGCGGATGGCGAGGCTCGCACCGTGGATGCCGCGACCGACGCCGACCTCTTCTGGGCGCTTCGGGGCGGTGGCGGCGGCTACGCGGTGGTCACGGCATTGCACGTCGAGCTTGTGCCGGTCTCGGAGGCTTACGCCGGAGCTCTGCTCTTCTCGCCCGAGCTGACGGAGGAGGGAATCAGGGCCTATCGCGATTGGACCATGGACGCGCCGGAGGAGGCCGGAAGCATGGTGCGCATGCTCAACCTGCCTCCGATCCCCGACGTCCCTGAGCCCCTGCGCGGGAAGAGGTGGCTCGCCGTTTCCGCAGCCTGCATCGGCAGCAGGGAGGAGGGGGAGCAGGCGATCGCGCCGCTGCGCGAGATCGGTGAACCGGCCGTTGACACCTTCGACCAGATTCCCGCCCCCGGTCTCACCCGGATCGCCATGGATCCCGAGCCGCCGGTGCCGGGCCTCGGTCACCATGGCCTCCTGACGGTGCTGCCCGACGACGCGATCGCCAGCTTCGTCGACGCCGCGGGGCCGGAGTCGAATTCGCCGCTTCTGCTCGCCGAGCTTCGCCACCTTGGCGGAGCGCTCCGGCGCCCCCCCGAGGACCATGGGGCGCTCGACAAGCTCGACGCCGAGTTCGTGATGCTGGGGATCGGCATGCTGATGGACCCGGCGCTGCGTGAGCCGATCACCAGCGCCCTCGACAGGCTCGCGGACGCAGTGGATCCCTGGGCCGCGGAGGGCGGCTACTTCAACTACGCCGAGCGGCCCTGCGACGTCGAGGCGATCCTGCCCGCGGAGACCTGCGAGCGCCTCGCCCAGGTGAAGCGCAGCTGGGATCCGGACGACCGCATCCTGGCGAACCACTCGTTGGCGGCCGCGACGGCCTAG
- a CDS encoding class I SAM-dependent methyltransferase, whose product MGEKVAWCEMENAEYTADLDLWLGLCSPNPLSGSPAPTFGAESVLELGAGVGRVSLRLRALGVEVWALDTEQELLDELVRLAQAGGMGEISPICADARSFVNLGRHFDLVIAPQVFVQMFETRADRVAVMGSAARHLARQDGSSFWMTFHPDLEPAWADEDAPLFPQVTELDGRTFETEPVDSYWYSQNGERSLRIVWSRRVDGEESATERSYADLTQARVEAEARQAGLELIDAITLCGNNGFLDQVALRFIVSQP is encoded by the coding sequence ATGGGGGAGAAGGTCGCGTGGTGCGAGATGGAGAACGCCGAGTACACGGCTGACCTCGACCTCTGGCTGGGCCTGTGCAGCCCGAACCCACTGAGCGGTTCGCCCGCGCCGACATTCGGCGCCGAGTCGGTGCTCGAGCTGGGCGCCGGCGTGGGGCGGGTGTCCCTTCGGCTGCGGGCGCTCGGGGTCGAGGTGTGGGCCCTCGACACCGAGCAGGAGCTACTCGATGAGCTCGTGCGGCTGGCTCAGGCTGGCGGGATGGGGGAGATCTCCCCGATCTGCGCGGATGCCCGCTCCTTCGTGAACCTCGGGCGCCACTTCGACCTCGTGATCGCCCCACAGGTCTTCGTGCAGATGTTCGAGACCCGGGCGGACCGGGTGGCAGTCATGGGGTCCGCCGCTCGCCACCTGGCGCGGCAGGACGGTTCGTCGTTCTGGATGACCTTTCACCCCGACCTCGAGCCGGCTTGGGCTGACGAGGATGCTCCGCTCTTCCCACAGGTGACGGAACTGGATGGGCGCACGTTCGAGACGGAGCCGGTGGACAGCTACTGGTACAGCCAAAACGGGGAGCGATCGCTCCGGATCGTCTGGTCGCGCCGGGTCGACGGTGAGGAGAGCGCCACCGAGCGGAGCTACGCAGATCTGACCCAGGCCAGGGTCGAGGCGGAGGCGCGCCAAGCAGGGCTCGAACTGATCGACGCGATCACCCTGTGTGGCAACAACGGCTTCCTGGACCAGGTGGCGTTGCGGTTCATCGTGTCCCAGCCCTAG
- a CDS encoding MFS transporter: protein MRLARPLVAVGVALALADASVVTLALPQLIVELDTTVEGVAAVLAVYTLVLAVALIPAERLRRLVGSTRLGVWGFIVFAAAGAGCGLVNSLTPLLLLRGAQALGAAAGLMAGFAFLTVEERGRERLWTAAAVLGAAVGPALGGILTELFDWRAIFLVQAPVGILSAAALAVTGSAGVTIDGPLAAAEQEKPAARKRIQLGAAAALGLVSAALSAVLFLLVLLLVSGWSLSPLEAAFVVAIVPAAALVGMRIRGEPRVLATAGCALVGAGVVTLAFLPSASVAWTVLPQVLAGLGMGLALTSLIGPMLPERTPAQTASLLAIRHAGVTLALLLVAPITAAQIDDSVAETRERGAALVLDAELGPLDKIELASAVTADLDPVDPRETLRSSLDAAAGSVGDDPETAAVYDDLTRRADETLVAGINDAFAAAFLVTGALGLLGALAVFPWRGGRAARISLVVAGSALALAACQALLARGAEPEAVAILNPCEGRDLPGTGGIGGVVQDVALAGLDRAACEFGSSREELAIALVDEDAATTYEAEHGVDPRSIEDLARGALGF from the coding sequence ATGAGGCTCGCTCGACCGCTTGTGGCGGTTGGGGTGGCCTTGGCGCTCGCCGACGCGTCGGTCGTGACGCTCGCGCTCCCGCAGCTGATCGTCGAGCTCGACACGACTGTCGAGGGAGTTGCCGCCGTGCTCGCCGTCTACACGCTCGTTCTCGCCGTCGCGCTGATCCCGGCCGAACGGCTGCGACGACTCGTGGGCTCCACGCGTCTCGGCGTCTGGGGTTTCATCGTCTTCGCCGCGGCCGGAGCGGGGTGCGGCTTGGTCAACTCGTTGACACCACTTCTCCTGCTGCGCGGAGCGCAGGCGCTCGGCGCGGCTGCCGGTCTCATGGCCGGGTTCGCGTTCCTGACCGTCGAAGAGCGCGGCAGAGAGCGACTGTGGACAGCGGCCGCGGTGCTCGGGGCGGCCGTTGGGCCCGCCCTGGGCGGGATCCTCACCGAGCTGTTTGACTGGCGCGCGATCTTCCTCGTTCAGGCTCCGGTCGGCATCCTCTCTGCGGCGGCGTTGGCCGTGACCGGCTCGGCAGGCGTGACGATCGATGGGCCACTCGCCGCCGCGGAACAGGAGAAACCGGCTGCGCGTAAGCGCATCCAGCTCGGGGCGGCGGCCGCGCTCGGGCTCGTGTCGGCCGCGCTGAGCGCGGTGCTGTTCCTGCTCGTCCTCTTGCTCGTGTCGGGGTGGTCGCTGTCGCCGCTCGAAGCGGCGTTCGTGGTCGCGATTGTGCCCGCCGCTGCCCTGGTCGGGATGCGGATCCGGGGCGAGCCGCGTGTTCTCGCGACTGCAGGCTGCGCCCTGGTCGGTGCCGGTGTCGTCACGCTCGCATTCCTTCCATCGGCGTCGGTGGCGTGGACGGTGCTGCCGCAGGTCCTGGCGGGACTCGGCATGGGCCTCGCTCTCACGTCGCTCATCGGCCCCATGCTTCCCGAACGGACGCCGGCACAGACTGCGTCGCTGCTCGCGATTCGCCACGCCGGAGTCACGCTCGCGCTCTTGCTGGTGGCGCCGATCACCGCGGCACAGATCGACGACTCGGTCGCCGAGACTCGGGAGCGCGGCGCGGCACTGGTGCTCGACGCCGAGCTCGGGCCGCTCGACAAGATCGAGCTCGCGAGCGCCGTCACCGCCGACCTCGACCCGGTCGATCCACGCGAGACCCTCCGCAGCTCCCTCGATGCGGCGGCGGGAAGCGTGGGCGACGACCCCGAGACGGCCGCCGTATATGACGATCTCACGCGGCGGGCCGACGAGACGCTCGTGGCCGGCATCAACGACGCGTTCGCGGCCGCCTTCCTCGTTACCGGCGCGCTAGGCCTGCTCGGCGCGCTCGCCGTGTTCCCGTGGCGGGGCGGACGCGCCGCCCGCATCTCGCTCGTAGTGGCGGGCTCAGCGCTTGCCCTCGCGGCCTGCCAGGCCCTCCTCGCCAGAGGTGCCGAGCCCGAGGCGGTGGCCATCCTCAACCCTTGTGAGGGGCGCGATCTACCGGGGACGGGTGGCATCGGCGGCGTTGTTCAGGACGTCGCCCTGGCGGGACTCGACCGCGCAGCATGTGAGTTCGGCTCCTCGCGAGAGGAGCTCGCGATCGCGCTGGTGGACGAGGACGCCGCCACCACCTACGAGGCAGAGCACGGTGTCGACCCGCGCTCGATCGAGGATCTTGCCCGAGGCGCGCTGGGGTTCTAG
- a CDS encoding low temperature requirement protein A: MSERSGAEVGSPLTLGAGLRRWFLRPPRPRGEVIEDRTVSFLELFYDLVYVALIGQLAHTLAGDVSWSGVIDFAVVFGLIWIGWFNGAQFHELHGREDGRNRSFIFLQMGILTVLAAFTAHAASTDGERFALTYAVLLAVLVWQWASVYRTDAPEYRPGALRYLVGLVVSIGVLVATSGMEDTARVAVWAAVVVGSIALVVIYMLRTPDDSLGIRATASMAERYGLFIIIVLGEVVVGVVDGLQGVEDLDFRTVATGILGLSVAFGFWWTYFDFVGRRLPRQDGGSLVLWLYSQLPIALAVAAAGAGMVSLIEHAADARTPEPSSWLLAGSVAALLIALVPAIIALADYRRLARLYRPLAVALLLGAAAALAIGWARPAPWLLATLLDLILIAIWSFAFVRTLRTTRTAPEPG; this comes from the coding sequence ATGAGCGAGCGCAGTGGAGCGGAGGTCGGCTCACCCCTGACGCTGGGCGCGGGGCTGCGTCGTTGGTTCCTGCGCCCGCCACGGCCGCGCGGCGAGGTGATCGAGGACCGCACGGTCAGCTTCCTCGAGCTCTTCTACGACCTGGTCTACGTGGCGCTCATCGGCCAGCTTGCGCATACGCTGGCCGGAGACGTCTCGTGGTCGGGCGTGATCGATTTCGCGGTCGTCTTCGGCCTGATCTGGATCGGCTGGTTCAACGGCGCGCAGTTCCACGAGCTGCACGGCCGCGAGGACGGGCGCAACCGCTCGTTCATCTTCTTGCAGATGGGGATCCTCACCGTGCTGGCCGCGTTCACCGCACACGCGGCGAGCACCGACGGGGAACGGTTCGCGCTCACCTACGCGGTGCTGCTGGCGGTCCTGGTATGGCAGTGGGCCTCGGTGTACCGGACCGATGCGCCCGAGTACCGTCCGGGGGCGCTCCGCTACCTCGTCGGCCTGGTGGTCTCGATCGGAGTGCTGGTCGCCACCTCGGGCATGGAGGACACGGCGCGGGTGGCCGTCTGGGCGGCCGTCGTCGTCGGGTCGATCGCGCTCGTCGTCATCTACATGCTGCGTACGCCCGATGACTCTCTGGGGATCAGGGCCACGGCCTCGATGGCCGAGCGCTACGGGTTGTTCATCATCATCGTCCTCGGCGAGGTCGTCGTCGGCGTGGTCGACGGGCTGCAGGGGGTCGAGGACCTCGACTTCCGCACGGTGGCGACGGGCATTCTCGGGCTCAGCGTCGCGTTCGGCTTCTGGTGGACCTACTTCGACTTCGTCGGGCGCCGGCTGCCGCGTCAGGACGGAGGCTCGCTGGTGCTGTGGCTCTACAGCCAGCTTCCGATCGCGCTCGCGGTGGCGGCAGCCGGCGCCGGCATGGTGAGCCTGATCGAGCACGCCGCCGACGCCCGCACGCCCGAGCCCTCGAGCTGGCTGCTGGCCGGCTCGGTCGCGGCCCTGCTGATCGCCCTCGTGCCGGCGATCATCGCGCTCGCCGACTACCGAAGGCTCGCTCGGCTCTACCGCCCGCTCGCGGTGGCATTGCTGCTTGGTGCGGCGGCCGCGCTGGCGATCGGCTGGGCCCGCCCGGCGCCCTGGCTGCTCGCGACGCTGCTCGACCTGATCCTGATCGCGATCTGGTCGTTTGCGTTCGTCCGAACCCTGCGGACGACGCGGACCGCGCCCGAACCCGGTTAG
- a CDS encoding nitroreductase/quinone reductase family protein, which yields MPARRKTKRRLASGLARYAFNPVVRGLFRVGIPAPGIAILETIGRKSGQPRRNPVTNGLDDGVFWIVAEHGRRASYVRNIEANPRVRIHVGRRWREGTARLVPEDDPRERLRYIGSRRPITRLNTATVRFMQTDLMTVRIDLDGEQR from the coding sequence GTGCCGGCGCGCCGAAAGACGAAGCGGAGGCTCGCCAGCGGGTTAGCCAGGTACGCGTTCAATCCCGTCGTCCGCGGGCTGTTTCGCGTCGGGATTCCGGCGCCGGGGATCGCGATCCTGGAGACCATTGGTCGCAAGTCCGGGCAGCCGAGACGCAACCCGGTCACCAACGGCCTCGACGACGGGGTCTTTTGGATCGTTGCCGAGCACGGGCGCCGGGCGAGCTACGTCAGGAACATCGAGGCGAATCCTCGCGTTCGCATTCACGTCGGCCGACGATGGCGCGAGGGCACCGCCCGGCTCGTCCCCGAGGATGATCCACGCGAGAGGCTGCGGTACATCGGTTCGAGGCGGCCGATCACGAGACTGAATACGGCGACCGTACGCTTCATGCAGACGGATCTGATGACGGTCCGGATTGACCTGGATGGCGAGCAGCGGTAG
- a CDS encoding helix-turn-helix domain-containing protein produces MAPHASQRRLPVAERRALIVEAAGQLFGERGYDGARLDEIAAAAGVTKPIVYRHFDSKRDLYLALLDRHRDDLAGFVASMPAEGTREQRLRTVLEIWLDYVETRSYSWKMLFRDTGGGSEIAARRREVHAEARGVLVQLIRSLASSPIPRREIEPLAELMSMGMAALVLWRIEDAGVSRAAVLDALTTAWVRLLA; encoded by the coding sequence ATGGCTCCCCATGCTTCCCAACGACGCCTTCCAGTCGCCGAGCGACGCGCGCTGATCGTCGAGGCGGCGGGCCAGCTGTTTGGCGAGCGCGGCTACGACGGAGCCCGCCTCGACGAGATCGCAGCCGCCGCTGGGGTGACCAAGCCGATCGTCTACCGCCACTTCGACTCGAAGCGCGACCTCTACCTCGCGTTGCTCGACCGTCACCGCGACGACCTGGCCGGTTTCGTCGCCTCGATGCCGGCCGAAGGGACTCGGGAGCAGCGCTTGCGCACGGTGCTCGAGATCTGGCTCGACTACGTCGAGACCCGCTCGTACTCCTGGAAGATGCTGTTCCGGGACACCGGCGGCGGCTCTGAGATCGCCGCCCGCCGGCGTGAGGTGCATGCGGAGGCGCGGGGCGTCCTGGTGCAGCTGATCCGTTCACTGGCCTCCTCCCCGATTCCTCGGCGCGAGATCGAGCCGCTCGCCGAGCTGATGAGCATGGGGATGGCGGCTCTCGTTCTCTGGAGGATCGAGGACGCCGGCGTCTCGCGTGCGGCGGTTCTCGATGCGCTCACAACGGCCTGGGTGAGGCTGCTCGCGTGA
- a CDS encoding cupin domain-containing protein: protein MTTKTTPPGTTDEARSEEAILSSARGEVEDPIHRVSYSFRREGTELWVYTWMDDGAHLPEHFHPSLEEHWETLEGTARVKLDGVSRDLVPADGQVLIGRNVRHELRNESGRPARMRTRVTPAGRLEDFLTESARAAGEGLFNKRNLPTSFRGATWVADFALRFRDETVMTSPPPALQRLVLPLLARFARAS, encoded by the coding sequence ATGACCACCAAGACGACCCCACCGGGGACGACCGACGAGGCCCGCAGCGAGGAGGCGATTCTGAGCAGCGCCCGGGGCGAGGTCGAGGACCCGATCCACCGCGTCTCCTACAGCTTTCGCCGCGAGGGCACCGAGCTATGGGTCTATACCTGGATGGACGACGGCGCGCACCTGCCCGAGCACTTCCACCCGTCCCTGGAGGAGCACTGGGAGACTCTGGAGGGCACGGCGCGTGTGAAGCTCGATGGGGTCTCGCGCGATCTCGTGCCCGCGGACGGGCAGGTCCTCATCGGCCGTAACGTCCGCCATGAGCTCAGAAACGAGAGCGGTCGCCCGGCTCGGATGCGGACCAGGGTTACGCCGGCGGGACGGCTCGAGGACTTCCTCACGGAGAGTGCCCGGGCGGCGGGCGAGGGTCTCTTCAACAAGCGCAACCTGCCTACCAGCTTCCGCGGGGCGACCTGGGTCGCCGACTTCGCGCTGCGATTCCGCGACGAGACGGTGATGACCTCACCGCCGCCCGCGCTACAGCGCCTGGTGCTTCCGCTGCTGGCGCGGTTCGCGCGGGCTTCGTGA
- a CDS encoding ATP-binding protein produces MSLRATLLAAFAYVLVVVIVVLEVPLVLNISRRVDAEVKAESSGQAQLIATSAGDQLERRGAMQRLVDRSARALGGRVMVVDDSGRVIVDSAGSRLRGAPYGSRPEIAQALTGETSQGTRESSSLSEDLLYTAVPVVHRGRTVGAVRVTQSVDAVHTEVRNDALALVGVGAAALVLGLVVAWLLAGFLSRPLGSLAHTARRVGAGDLDARAPETGPREQREVARAFNEMTSRLQDALEAQRDFVANASHQLRTPLTGLRLRIEAASDGSTEPQVTEDLAAAEREVARLGGLLNNLLTLAKQGQESPKPSPVSLTAAAGAARDRWLADARSRRQRLSLSGPDETEVLASHEDVGIVLDNLLENAIKYSPPGGTVTIEWGTADRSPFEWDSGFVAVCDDGPGLAAGEEKRVLDRFFRGGAGAAQPGTGLGLAIVDVLARRWRGSVELRNRASGGLRAEVMLPLAPKRANRATDGLPNLQEDLGKSLPGHR; encoded by the coding sequence ATGAGCCTGCGTGCAACCCTCCTCGCGGCCTTCGCGTATGTGCTCGTGGTGGTGATCGTTGTGCTCGAGGTCCCGCTCGTGCTCAACATCTCCCGTCGCGTCGACGCCGAGGTGAAGGCGGAGTCGTCCGGGCAGGCTCAGCTGATCGCGACATCGGCGGGCGACCAGCTCGAACGCCGAGGCGCCATGCAGCGGCTTGTCGACCGGTCCGCTCGCGCGCTCGGGGGTCGAGTCATGGTGGTCGACGACTCGGGTCGAGTGATCGTCGACTCCGCTGGCTCCCGCCTGCGGGGCGCCCCTTACGGGAGCCGTCCCGAGATAGCGCAGGCGCTCACCGGCGAGACCTCCCAGGGCACTCGTGAGAGCTCCTCGCTCAGCGAGGACCTCCTCTACACCGCGGTGCCCGTGGTCCACAGGGGACGGACGGTCGGCGCGGTGCGGGTCACCCAGAGCGTCGATGCGGTCCACACGGAGGTCCGCAACGATGCGCTCGCGCTGGTCGGGGTCGGAGCGGCGGCGCTGGTGCTTGGCTTGGTGGTCGCCTGGCTTCTCGCCGGATTCCTCTCCCGTCCGTTGGGCTCGCTGGCCCACACGGCGCGGCGGGTGGGTGCGGGCGATCTGGACGCGCGCGCGCCCGAGACCGGGCCCCGAGAGCAACGCGAGGTCGCCCGGGCATTCAACGAGATGACCTCACGGCTGCAGGACGCGCTCGAGGCGCAGCGCGACTTCGTCGCCAACGCGTCCCATCAGCTCCGCACGCCGCTGACCGGGCTCCGCCTCCGAATCGAGGCCGCAAGCGACGGCTCCACCGAGCCCCAGGTGACCGAGGACCTGGCCGCGGCCGAGCGTGAGGTGGCGCGGCTCGGCGGGCTGCTCAACAACCTCCTCACGCTGGCCAAGCAGGGGCAGGAATCCCCGAAGCCGAGCCCGGTCAGCCTCACCGCCGCAGCCGGGGCCGCGCGGGACCGATGGCTGGCGGACGCGCGGTCGCGCCGCCAGCGGCTGTCGCTCTCCGGCCCGGACGAAACGGAGGTTCTCGCCTCGCATGAGGATGTGGGGATCGTGCTCGACAACCTGCTGGAGAACGCGATCAAGTACTCGCCGCCGGGAGGCACTGTGACGATCGAATGGGGCACGGCCGATCGCTCGCCGTTCGAATGGGATTCCGGGTTCGTGGCCGTCTGCGACGACGGGCCGGGGCTCGCTGCCGGGGAGGAGAAGCGCGTCCTCGACCGCTTCTTCCGCGGGGGTGCTGGCGCCGCCCAGCCGGGGACCGGCCTCGGCTTGGCGATCGTCGACGTCCTCGCGCGTCGCTGGCGAGGCTCGGTCGAGCTCCGGAACCGCGCCTCCGGAGGCCTGCGGGCAGAGGTCATGCTTCCTCTCGCACCCAAGCGGGCGAACCGCGCCACGGACGGCTTGCCAAACCTTCAGGAGGACTTGGGGAAGTCCTTACCCGGGCACCGCTAA
- a CDS encoding response regulator transcription factor, which produces MAVARRKILLVEDEASIVQPLADALGREGFDAHVAKTAAEAIELGRQLEPDLVLLDLMLPDGSGFDVCRELRRKSDVPIVMLTARGDEADRVVGLELGADDYVVKPFSAREVIARIRAVLRRAGPAPAAAEGPIEIGDLRLDPDRRSVAHAGEPVELARKEFELLHRLMSEAGRVVTREQLIEDVWDMNWFGSTKTLDVHVSSLRRKLEEDPAAPRYIHTVRGVGFRFSAPGEAED; this is translated from the coding sequence ATGGCCGTGGCGCGCAGAAAGATCCTGCTGGTCGAGGACGAGGCCTCGATCGTTCAGCCCCTCGCGGACGCGCTGGGCCGCGAGGGCTTCGACGCCCACGTCGCGAAGACCGCGGCCGAGGCGATTGAGCTCGGGCGCCAGCTCGAGCCCGACCTGGTTCTCCTCGACCTGATGCTTCCCGATGGCTCCGGTTTCGACGTCTGCCGCGAGCTTCGCCGCAAAAGCGACGTCCCGATCGTGATGCTGACCGCCCGGGGCGACGAGGCGGATCGGGTCGTGGGACTCGAGCTGGGGGCCGACGACTACGTAGTCAAGCCCTTCAGCGCGCGTGAGGTGATCGCACGCATCCGGGCCGTGCTCAGACGCGCCGGACCGGCGCCTGCAGCCGCGGAGGGCCCGATAGAGATCGGCGACCTGCGGCTCGACCCGGACAGGCGCAGCGTCGCGCACGCCGGCGAACCCGTCGAGCTCGCCCGCAAGGAATTCGAGCTGCTCCACCGTCTGATGAGCGAGGCCGGCAGGGTGGTCACGCGCGAGCAGTTGATCGAGGACGTGTGGGACATGAACTGGTTCGGTTCCACCAAGACGCTCGACGTCCACGTCTCGAGCCTGCGCCGCAAGCTCGAGGAAGACCCGGCTGCACCGCGCTACATCCACACGGTTCGAGGCGTTGGATTCCGGTTCTCGGCTCCGGGCGAGGCCGAAGACTGA